The window CCGCAGGAAGCCGCCGACATTTCGCAGGAACTCAACCGCCTGAACGAGGAGCGCCGCGCGATCGAGGCAGGGGTGCTCGACGAGGCGATGGCGATGAGCGAGCGCGCCGCCAACGCGCCGGTCGCGATCGTCGCGGGCGAGGGGTGGCACCCCGGGGTGATCGGCATCGTCGCGGGGCGGCTGAAGGAGAAGCTCCGCCGGCCGGCGATCGTCATCGCGCTGGGCGAGGACGGTATCGGCAAGGGGTCGGGGCGTTCGATCAACGGCGTCGACCTTGGCGCCGCGATCCTCGCCGCCAAGGAGAGCGGCCTGCTGATCGCGGGCGGCGGTCATGCGATGGCGGCGGGATTGACCGTCGAGGCCGGCAAGCTCGACGCGCTCGGCGCCTTCCTCAACGAGCGGCTCGCCGCCGATGTCGAGCGCGCGAGCGGCGACCGCGCATTGCTGATCGACGCGGTGCTTGCGCCGCGCGGGATATCGCCTTTGTGGTGCGAGGCGATCGAGAGCGCCGGGCCTTATGGCGCGGGCTGGCCGGCGCCGCGCGTCGCGACCGGGCCGGTGCGAATCGTCGAGGCGAGCATCGTCGGCACCGACCATGTCCGCCTGACGGTGTCGGGCGACGACGGTGCAAGGTTCAAGGCGATCGCCTTTCGCAGCGCCGAAACCGAATTGGGGCAGACATTGCTGCACGCTCGCGGGCGCAAATTATGGCTCGCGGGGCGCGCAAAGCGCGACGATTGGGGCAGCCGCCCGGCCGCCGAGCTGCATCTGGAGGATGCCGCCTGGGCCGATTAGCGGCATCTCGGCGATGCCGCAGGGGCCGATTAGCGGCATCTTGAGGATGCCGCAGGGGCCGATTAGGGACGTCAGAGAGGGAAGCGGTCATGTACAGCCACACCACGCTCGGCATCGACGATTTCGCCCGCGCCGAACCCTTTTACGATGCGATCATGGCGGTGCTCGGCCATCCCGAACTGGTCCGCGAGAGCGCGGCCAAGGGCTATGGCACCCCCACCGGCCCCAAATTGTTCATCGGCCCCGCCTATGACCGCCAGCCGACGAGCGCCGGCAACGGCAGCCATCTCGCCTTCGTCGCCGCTGACCGCGCGACGGTCGACGCCTTCCACGCCGCGGCGCTGGCGAATGGCGGCAGTGACGCGGGTCCGCCGGGGCTGCGTCCTCACTATCATGCCGATTATTACGGCGCCTATGTGCGCGATCCCGAGGGCAACAAGCTGCAGGCCGTGTGCCATAAGCGGCCCGGTTGAAGAAGCGCCGATAGAGTCCTTGACCATGGGGACATGCGCGGCTAATGCGCCGCTTCACCGAACGACGGCCCCTTCGTCTAGCGGTCTAGGACGTCGCCCTTTCACGGCGAAAACACGGGTTCGAGTCCCGTAGGGGTCACCATCTTTCGGTCTTCATGCCGAACCGGCATGTGCGGCCCCTTCGTCTAGCGGTTAGGACGCGGCCCTCTCACGGCTGAAACACGGGTTCGATTCCCGTAGGGGTCACCAAAGACCACCGGCATCCTCCTTCATCCAATCGCTCCATATCGGCGCCAAAGCCGCGGGATTTTCGCTGGGCTTGTCGGCGTGCCACCGGCAGCACGGACGGCGTGAGCGAGACACAGGGCGAAATCCATCTGGTGCTGCCGGACCCCATCGAACGGGCCGCCTGTTTTCGTGTCCTCGCCGCCGGGGCGGCGCGGGTGGTGCGCAGCTTTGCCAGCGCCGACGATTATCTGGGCGCGGAGGCCGACCATGGCGGCGGCCTGCTGCTGTTTCACTGGCGCCAGCCGGGGGCGACGAGCGGCAGCGCGCTGCTCGCCCATGTCGCCATGCGCCCCGACATCACCGCCTTTGTCGCCGCCGAGCGGCTGAGCCTCGACGAAACGCGAGTGATCCTGCGCGGCGGGGCGTTCGACCTGTTGCCCGCGCCGCTCGACCCGCGGCTGGTGCACCGCACCCTCGACCCCGCGTTCGGCGACTGGCAGCTTTGTCAGCGGGACCGCCTGATGCGCCGCACCGCCGCGGCGCGGCTCGCGGCGCTGACCCCGCGCGAGGTCGATATATTGGACGCGATCGCGGCGGGGCTGGGCAATAAGGCGATCGCCCGAAGGCTCGCGCTCAGCCCGCGCACGGTCGAGGTCCACCGCGCGAACATCATGCGCCGCGCCGAGGCGGGAAGCATCGCCGAACTGCTGCGACTGCGCTTCATCGCCGAATCGGGGCACGGCGCAGCGGAAAACTCGTTCCGTTTCGGAGCATGATCGCCGCCCGGCGCGGTCAAATTCTTGCGGGCGCATCCGTAGAAGAGGATTGAACGGCGCATCGCCCTTTCGTTGGTCCCTAGGGGCGGCGCCGTTCGCTCCGCGCGGCCGGCCCCACCAGGCCGCTTCCATGGGCGGGCCGGCCGGGAGACCCCCCGGTCGGCCCCAACCGGTGACGTTAGCCGGTCACCAGCGCGCGCTGTTCGGCGCGGCCCATCGAGAGCAGGATCGGGTCCGCCGCCTGCCGCGCCATAAAGTCGGCCTTGCCGCCGATCCCCTGCCAGCCGATTCCGATCAGCGATTGCGCGATCGCGCCGCCGAGCGTGTCGCCGGGGCCGGGCAGGATGACAACGTCGGGGGCGAACTCCTTGACCGCGACCTGCACCGACAGCGCGAAATCATAGGGCGCGAGAATCTGGTGACCGAAGGTGTAATCCCACACAGCAGCCGGGTCGCTGGCGAAACGCCGCCAGATATGGCCGCGACCGTCGACCATCGGGATCGCAGGCGCGCCGAAGAGGCCGACAGGCAGTTCGGCCTTCGCCTTGTCCGAGCTGCCGAACATCAGCGGGGTGTGGAAGGGGCCGTGGCCGGCGAGGCGGAGCGGATCGCGGCCGGGGGTCGGGGGCGCCTCGGCGAGCAGCGCGGCGAGACCTTCCTCATTGCCCGCGAAGACGAGCATGCCGGCAAGGTCGATCGACAAGGCGAGCGCGTGGCCGGGGCGGGCGTCGATGGACGCGACAAGATCGAGCAGACGGTCGCGCAGACCGGAGACGGGGCGCCAGTCCTCGTCGACGACCTGCAGCAGAATCTGCCCCCCGGGGCCGTGGGTCTGGCTGTTGAGGCCCATCGCGTTGCTGATACGGAAGCCGTCGGCGACCGACACCGCGCCGCCGAGCGCGAGCGCGCTGTACCAGCCCATCGAATTGCCCGCGACGGCGACGATGTCATATTTCTCGCGGTCGATGCTCAGATAATCGAGCGCGGTGGCGGTGTAGATCAGCGGCGCCGCGACATCGCCGCGCATATGCGTCGCGACGCTGAAGCGCTCGGCGCCGTCGAGGGTGCTGACGGTCGGCTGGCCGCGGTCGGCGCGCTGCGCGTCGAAATCGGCGATGATGCCGGCGAAGCGCGCACCGTGGAGCCGGGCGATGCTGCCGAGTTCGCCCTTGCCATAGGTGCCGCGACCGGGGGCGATAACGAGGGCGGTCCGGCGCGCGCTCATGCCAGCAGCTCCTTCGCGGCGGCGACAATCGAATCGCGGCTCGGCAGGGTGAGCGTCGCCGCGCGGCCGAGCGGGATGAAGCTGTCGTCGGCGGCGATGCGCTTCAGCTTTTTTTCCGGGGTGCGTTCGACGAAGGTCGCCATCAGCGCCTCGCTCTGCGACCCGGTGATGCGGCATTCGTCGACGATCAGGATGCGCTTCGCATCGCCGACCGCGGCGACGAGCTTGTCCTCGTCGACCGGGCCGAGCCAGCGCAGGTCGATGACGCGCGCCTTGACCCCGCCCTCGGCGAGCAATTTTTCGGCCTGCCGCGAGAGATAGGTGCCGTTGCCATAGGTGACGATCGCAAGGTCGGTGCCGTCACCATGGACGCCGACGTCGCCGAGCCCGATCCGCGCGCCGTCGCCGGGGGCTTCGTAGACGCTGGTCCACAGGCCGTCGCCCTCTTCGTGGAGGTCGCGGGTCATGTAGAGCGCGATCGGTTCAACGAACACGACGACGCGCTGTTCCTCGCGCGCAAGCCGGACGCATTCGCGCAGCATCGCGACCGCATCGCGCCCGTTCGACGGCACCGCGAGGATGACGCCGGGGATGTCGCGGAAAATCGCGAGGCTGTTGTCGTTGTGGAAATGGCCGCCGAAACCCTTCTGATAGCCGAGCCCCGCGATGCGGATGACCATCGGGTTGGTATATTGGCCGTTCGAGAAGAAGCTGAGCGTCGCCGCTTCGCCGCGGATCTGGTCCTCGGCATTATGGACATAGGCGAGGAACTGGATCTCGGGCATCGGCACGAAGCCGTTGTGCGCCATGCCGATCGCGAGGCCGAGGATCGCCTGTTCGTCGAGCAGGGTGTTGACCACGCGCGACGAGCCGAAGCGCTGGTGGAGCTTCGCGGTGACGTTGTAGACCCCGCCCTTCGGCCCGACATCCTCGCCCGCGACGACGATTTCCCGGTGCGCGAGCATCAGGTCGGCGAGCGCCCAGCTCAAGAGCCGTGCCATATGCTGCGGCTTGTCCATCTGGCCGGCGTCGCTGCCGAACATCGCCTTGCGATCGTCGGCCGAGGGGGTGTTCGCACGGACCATGTCGCGCCGTGGCGGGACGATGCTGTCCATCACCTGCGCCGACGTGGTGATCTTGGGGCGGAGGATCGCCGCTTCGGCCTGCCGCGCCAGCGTTGCGCCGATCTCTTCATAGGCGTTGGCGATCTCGGACGCGGTCATCCAGCCCTGCTCGACCAGCAGCGCCGCGCCCTTGAGCAACGGATCGCGCGCCTCGTCGGACTCGATCAGCGCTTTCGGCAGATAGGCACCCTGCACGTCGGACCCGGCATGGCCATAGAGGCGGACGGTCGCCATGTGGAGGAACACCGGCTTGCGCAAGCGGCGCGCATAGTCGGCGGCCTCGCACGCTCCGGCATAGGCCGCGGCAAGGTCGGTGCCGTCGCACTGGATATAGTGGAGCCCGGCGCGGTGACGGAACTGCGCCTCGATCCAGCCGGTCGGGGTGCGGGTCGAGATGCCGATGCCATTGTCCTCGCACAGGAAGATCAGCGGCATCGGCGAACCCTGGAACGCGGTCCAGCCGGCGGTGTTGAACGCGCCCTGCGCGGTCGAATGGTTCGCCGAGGCATCGCCGAAGCTGGCGAGCACGACCGCGTCGTCGGGCAGCGGCAGGTCCTTCAGCCCCTGTCGCCGCGCGATGCCGATCGAGAAAGCGGCGCCGACCGCCTTGGGCAGATGCGAGGCGATCGTCGAGGTTTGCGGCGGGATGTTGAGCGGTTTCGACCCGATCACCTTGTGGCGGCCGCCCGAGATCGGGTCCTCGGACGAGGCGGCGAAGCTCAGCAGCATGTCCCAGGTCGGGGTCTGCCCCGGCACCGCGCGCGCGCGGTGGAGCTGGAAGGCGTTCGAGCGATAATGAAGGAACGCCATGTCGGTGACGCGCAGCGCCGCGGCGACCGCGGCATTGCCCTCATGCCCCGACGAGCCGATCGTGTAGAAACCCTCGGCACGCGCCTGCAGATGACGCGACAGCCGGTCCATCTGACGGCTGGTGAGCTGCGACAGGAAGATGTCGGTCGCCTCGGCGCGCGACAGGCCGGCCGCCGCGGGACCCGGCGCATCGGCGCGGTCGGGCAGGCGTCCGTCGGCCAGCGCGGCGAGGAATTTTTCATGTACCGCCTGAGCCGCGTCCACCCGGATCCTCCCATCATGACATCGTTACCGGTGCAACCATCACGCGCGCCGTCGCGGCGCGCTATGATGGCGCGTTTGCCTATGCAAGCATCTCTTGCCATCGCGACCGCGGGCGCGCTACCACTTGTCGTAATGATCCACCGGGGCGGAAGCATTATTTCAACATGATATCGCTGTGGATCGCCCAGGCGTCGGCCGCCGCGCAGCCGCCGAACGCCGATGCGACCGGGGGTTGGCTCGTCGATCCCGAACTCGTCGCACCGGGCTATACCCAGACGATGGCCGGCGACACGATCCAGACCGCCTTCCCACCGCCCCCGCCGCCGCCGAACACCCCCGAATGGCTGAAGACGCTGGGCGACGCAGTCCGCAGCCTGTTCGACTGGCTGTCGCCGCTCGGCGAGCCCTTGCTGTGGATCGGCGGCATCCTGCTCGTGCTGCTGCTGCTCTATCTGTTCGTCCCCGCCTTTGCCCAATGGGTCGACGACCTGCGCTATCGCCGCAAGCGCCAGGCGCTCGCCGACGAGGCCGATCTGGCCGGCCATGCCGAGGCCGGCGCGGCACGCATCCTGCTCGGCGAGGCCGACGAACTGGCGGCGGCGGGGCGCTATGCCGAGGCGGTCCACCTGCTGCTCTATCGCAGCGTCGCCGACATCAGCGATCGCCGCCCGGGGCTGGTCCGGCCGGCGATGACCTCGCGCGACCTTGCCGCGGCGACCGACCTGCCCGGGGTCGCGCGCGAGGCGTTCAGCCGCATCGCGCGCGCGGTCGAAATCAGCCTGTTCGGCGGCCGCGCGATCGACGCCGGCGCCTGGGAACAGTGCCGCACCGCCTATGCCGAGATGACGGTGCCGCGAAACTGGGTCCGCACATGAGCGACAATGCAACCGGCGAGACCAGTTTCAACCCGCGGCTGATGGCCGGCATCGTCGTGCTGGGCATCGTCGCCTTCATCGCGCTGTGGGCGCTGATCGCGCTGGGGCCGCAGATCGGCAGTGGCAACGACGGCAAGGGCCATGCGCTGTCGAAGGCGGCACCGGGCTATGCCGGGATCGTCGACCTGGTCGAGCGCGCGGGCGCATCGGTCGACGTGCGGCGCAGCACCAAGCCCTATGTCTATGAAGATTACGAGCCGCTGGTCGTCCTGACCCCGACGCACCAGACGCGCCCCGAGGAAATCGCCGAGCTGATCGCCGGCGCCGGCGGGGCGCCGGTGCTGATCGTCCTGCCCAAATGGCGGGCGGGGCGGCTTCGCGGTACCGACACCAAGCCGGGCTGGGTCAGCGGCGGCTATCCCATCGTGCCGCCGTCGAAGCTGCTGCCGTCCGAACATTTCGGCAAGGTCGACATCCGCGCCGAGAAAGCGGCGGCGGCGCCCGCGCCCGCCTGGCTCGCCGGGCGGAACATCAGCGTGGCGCTGCCCGCCAATGTCCAGACCGTCGCCGGCGACGACATCGAAACGCTCGCCGCCGGCCCGCGCGGCGGCGCGGTGCTGGCACGCGCGAAATCGCATGATTATTACATCCTCGCCGACCCCGACCTGATCAACAATTTCGCCTTTGCCACGCCGGACGGCGCGCGCGGCGCGGTGACGCTGATCGACGCCATCGCCGAGGATGGCGACGCCGCCGACGGGCTCGCCTTCGACGTCACGCTGAACGGGCTCGGCGGCGGACGCTCGCTGCTGCGCTTCGCCTTCGTCCCGCCCTTCATCGGCATCACGCTCTGCCTGATCGCGGCGGGGCTGTTCGCGCTCTGGCAGGCGTGGGCGCGCTTCGGCCCGGCGCTGACCCCGCAGCGCGCGATCCCGGTGTCGAAGGCGGCCCTGATCGCCAACAGCGCCGACCTGATCAAGCAGGCGGGCCGCGAGCTCGAGGGGGCGGGCGATTATGTCGCGAGCCTGCGCGCCGCCATCGCACGGCGGCTCCACGCGCCCGCCGGACTCGACGTCGCGGCGACCGACGGCTGGATCGACCGGCATTTGCCGCCCGGCAGCAATCTTTTCTCGGCGCTCGCGCGGCGCTTGCCGTTCGCGCGCAACAATCATGAATTCCTCGCAGACGCACAGGCGCTGCACGACATCAGGAAGGACTTAATCCGTGACAGCTGAACCGATCGCCAAGGGAGACGGGGCCAAGGGCATCGAGCGCGTGCAGGCCTTGGGCGCCGCGATCGACGCCGAGGTCGCCAAGGCGGTGTTCGGGCAGGGTCCGCTGACCCGCATGGTGACGATCGCGCTGCTCGCGGGCGGGCATGTCCTGCTCGAAGGGCCGCCGGGAACCGCCAAGACCCTGCTCGCACAGGCGTTCGCGCGCGCGACCGGGCTCGATTTCGGACGCATCCAGTTCACCCCCGATTTGATGCCGGGCGACATTTTGGGGTCGAACCTGTTCAACTTCCAGACGTCGGCCTTCACGCTGACCAAGGGGCCGATCTTCACCGAATTGCTGCTCGCCGACGAAATCAACCGCACCCCGCCCAAGACGCAGGCGGCGCTGCTCGAAGCGATGCAGGAACGCCGCGTGACGATCAACGGCGAGCCGCATGGCATGAGCCCGCGCTTCACCGTGCTCGCGACGCAGAATCCGATCGAGCAGCAGGGCGTCTATCCGCTGCCCGAGGCGCAGCTCGACCGCTTCCTGTTCAAACTGGTCGTCGGCTATCCCGACGCCGCCGAGGAACGGCGGATCGTCGCCGAACATGGCGGGCGTTTCAAAAGCCCCGCGGTCGCCGATTTCGGCGTGTCGCAGGTCGCCGACGCGGCGGCGATCGGCGAAGCGATCGACGTGATTTCGACCGTGCGGCTGGCTGACGAGATCGTCGATTATATCGTCCGCCTGATCCGCGCGACGCGCGAGAGCGCCGACCTGGAGTGCGGCGCAAGCCCGCGCGCCGCATCGCTGCTGGCGCGCGCGGCGAGCGCCGCCGCGGCGCTCGACGGGCGCGACTATGTCATCCCCGACGATATCCAGCGCCTCGCGGCCGGGGTGCTGCGCCACCGCGTCATCCTGTCGGCGGCAGCCGAGATCGAAGGGCGCAGCGTCGAACAGGTCGTCGCCGCGCTGCTCGAACGCGAGGAAGTGCCTCGGTGATCTACCCGACCCGCCGCGCGGTCCTCTTGCTGTTGGCCGGCGCGCCGGTCGCGCTTTTGCTCGGGCTGATCCGGCCCGAGCTGTGGCTCGTCGCGCCGGGCTGGATCGGGTTCATCACCGCCTGCCTGCTGATCGACGGCGTTGCCGGTCCCCATCCGCGCGGCCTGGCGCTCGACACCCGTTTCCCGCACCAGGTCGGGGTCGGCGATCCGTTCGACCTCAGGCTCACCGCGACGAGCGAGCGCGGCGTGCCGCGCCATGCCGAAGTCGCGCTGGCGGTCGATGAGCGGCTCGCGGTCGGCGGGCGGCTGTCGGACGAGATGCGCGCCGCCGAAAGCGAGGACGGCACACGCCGCGCGCTCGTCCGGACGTTGAGCCTGTCGGCCGCGCGGCGCGGCAAGGCGGTGATCGACAGCCTGTGGATTCGCTGGCGCGGCCCGCTGGGCCTCGTGTGGAAACAGCGCAAGTTCGTCGTCGACACCAACATCGCGGTCGTCCCCAGCCTGCGCGCGGTGACCGAGGAAGGGCGCCGCCTGTTCCAGCGCAACAGCTGGTTCGGGCTGCGCCAGCAGCGGATGCGCGGCGAAGGCGCCGAATTCGAGGCGCTGGCGGAATATCAGCCCGGCATGGACCGGCGCGCGATCGACTGGAACGCGTCGGCGCGGCATGTGAAGCTGTTCGCCAAGGAATATCGCGTCGAACGCGACAATCGCGTCGTGCTGGCGATCGACGCCGGACGGACGATGTCCGAACCCGTCGGCGGCATGCCGCGCGTCGACCGCGCGGTGTCGGCGGCGCTGCTGCTCGCCTATGTCGGGCTGAAGATGAACGACCGGGTCAGCCTGTTCTCCTTTGCCGCCAAGCCGCAGGCGATGACCCCCGCTTACATGCACACCCAGGATTTCCCGGCGCTGCAGCGCGCCGCGAGCCTGGTCGACTATGCCCATGTCGAAAGCAATTTCACCCTCGCGCTGACCACCCTGTCGGCGCAGCTCAACCGCCGCTCGCTGATCATCCTGTTCACCGAATTCACCGACGCGACGAGCGCCGACCTGATGATCCGTGCCGCCGGGCGGCTGGTCAAGAAACACCGCCTGCTGTTCGTCGTGCTGAAGGACGATGAACTGGAAACCGAGGAACGTCGCCGCCCCGAAAGCGCCGCCGACGTCACGAGGTCGAACGTTGCCGCGGCGATGCTGCGCGACCGGCAGCTGGTGATCGCGCGGTTGCAGCGGCTCGGCGCCGACGTCCTCGAAGTGCCCGCCGACACGATGACGGCAGGGGTCGTCGACGCCTATCTGGGCATCAAGCGCGAGGGCAGCCTGTGATCCCCGACCTTCCCGTCGCCGCGGCGCTCGACGCGCCCGCCTTTTCGACCGGGCGCTTTCGCGCCGAGCGCGAGGCCGACTGGATCGCCTTCGACGCGCTGCTCACCCGGCTCGAAAAGCGCGGCGCCAAAGGACTGTCGAGCGAAGAACTGCTCCAGCTGCCAGTCCTGTACCGCGCGACCCTGTCGTCGCTGTCGATCGCGCGCGCGACGAGCCTCGACAAGGCGCTGCTCGATCAC is drawn from Sphingopyxis sp. OPL5 and contains these coding sequences:
- a CDS encoding VOC family protein gives rise to the protein MYSHTTLGIDDFARAEPFYDAIMAVLGHPELVRESAAKGYGTPTGPKLFIGPAYDRQPTSAGNGSHLAFVAADRATVDAFHAAALANGGSDAGPPGLRPHYHADYYGAYVRDPEGNKLQAVCHKRPG
- a CDS encoding response regulator transcription factor, whose protein sequence is MSETQGEIHLVLPDPIERAACFRVLAAGAARVVRSFASADDYLGAEADHGGGLLLFHWRQPGATSGSALLAHVAMRPDITAFVAAERLSLDETRVILRGGAFDLLPAPLDPRLVHRTLDPAFGDWQLCQRDRLMRRTAAARLAALTPREVDILDAIAAGLGNKAIARRLALSPRTVEVHRANIMRRAEAGSIAELLRLRFIAESGHGAAENSFRFGA
- a CDS encoding ACP S-malonyltransferase codes for the protein MSARRTALVIAPGRGTYGKGELGSIARLHGARFAGIIADFDAQRADRGQPTVSTLDGAERFSVATHMRGDVAAPLIYTATALDYLSIDREKYDIVAVAGNSMGWYSALALGGAVSVADGFRISNAMGLNSQTHGPGGQILLQVVDEDWRPVSGLRDRLLDLVASIDARPGHALALSIDLAGMLVFAGNEEGLAALLAEAPPTPGRDPLRLAGHGPFHTPLMFGSSDKAKAELPVGLFGAPAIPMVDGRGHIWRRFASDPAAVWDYTFGHQILAPYDFALSVQVAVKEFAPDVVILPGPGDTLGGAIAQSLIGIGWQGIGGKADFMARQAADPILLSMGRAEQRALVTG
- a CDS encoding thiamine pyrophosphate-dependent enzyme; this encodes MDAAQAVHEKFLAALADGRLPDRADAPGPAAAGLSRAEATDIFLSQLTSRQMDRLSRHLQARAEGFYTIGSSGHEGNAAVAAALRVTDMAFLHYRSNAFQLHRARAVPGQTPTWDMLLSFAASSEDPISGGRHKVIGSKPLNIPPQTSTIASHLPKAVGAAFSIGIARRQGLKDLPLPDDAVVLASFGDASANHSTAQGAFNTAGWTAFQGSPMPLIFLCEDNGIGISTRTPTGWIEAQFRHRAGLHYIQCDGTDLAAAYAGACEAADYARRLRKPVFLHMATVRLYGHAGSDVQGAYLPKALIESDEARDPLLKGAALLVEQGWMTASEIANAYEEIGATLARQAEAAILRPKITTSAQVMDSIVPPRRDMVRANTPSADDRKAMFGSDAGQMDKPQHMARLLSWALADLMLAHREIVVAGEDVGPKGGVYNVTAKLHQRFGSSRVVNTLLDEQAILGLAIGMAHNGFVPMPEIQFLAYVHNAEDQIRGEAATLSFFSNGQYTNPMVIRIAGLGYQKGFGGHFHNDNSLAIFRDIPGVILAVPSNGRDAVAMLRECVRLAREEQRVVVFVEPIALYMTRDLHEEGDGLWTSVYEAPGDGARIGLGDVGVHGDGTDLAIVTYGNGTYLSRQAEKLLAEGGVKARVIDLRWLGPVDEDKLVAAVGDAKRILIVDECRITGSQSEALMATFVERTPEKKLKRIAADDSFIPLGRAATLTLPSRDSIVAAAKELLA
- a CDS encoding DUF4129 domain-containing protein, which gives rise to MISLWIAQASAAAQPPNADATGGWLVDPELVAPGYTQTMAGDTIQTAFPPPPPPPNTPEWLKTLGDAVRSLFDWLSPLGEPLLWIGGILLVLLLLYLFVPAFAQWVDDLRYRRKRQALADEADLAGHAEAGAARILLGEADELAAAGRYAEAVHLLLYRSVADISDRRPGLVRPAMTSRDLAAATDLPGVAREAFSRIARAVEISLFGGRAIDAGAWEQCRTAYAEMTVPRNWVRT
- a CDS encoding DUF4350 domain-containing protein, which codes for MSDNATGETSFNPRLMAGIVVLGIVAFIALWALIALGPQIGSGNDGKGHALSKAAPGYAGIVDLVERAGASVDVRRSTKPYVYEDYEPLVVLTPTHQTRPEEIAELIAGAGGAPVLIVLPKWRAGRLRGTDTKPGWVSGGYPIVPPSKLLPSEHFGKVDIRAEKAAAAPAPAWLAGRNISVALPANVQTVAGDDIETLAAGPRGGAVLARAKSHDYYILADPDLINNFAFATPDGARGAVTLIDAIAEDGDAADGLAFDVTLNGLGGGRSLLRFAFVPPFIGITLCLIAAGLFALWQAWARFGPALTPQRAIPVSKAALIANSADLIKQAGRELEGAGDYVASLRAAIARRLHAPAGLDVAATDGWIDRHLPPGSNLFSALARRLPFARNNHEFLADAQALHDIRKDLIRDS
- a CDS encoding AAA family ATPase produces the protein MFGQGPLTRMVTIALLAGGHVLLEGPPGTAKTLLAQAFARATGLDFGRIQFTPDLMPGDILGSNLFNFQTSAFTLTKGPIFTELLLADEINRTPPKTQAALLEAMQERRVTINGEPHGMSPRFTVLATQNPIEQQGVYPLPEAQLDRFLFKLVVGYPDAAEERRIVAEHGGRFKSPAVADFGVSQVADAAAIGEAIDVISTVRLADEIVDYIVRLIRATRESADLECGASPRAASLLARAASAAAALDGRDYVIPDDIQRLAAGVLRHRVILSAAAEIEGRSVEQVVAALLEREEVPR
- a CDS encoding DUF58 domain-containing protein; protein product: MIYPTRRAVLLLLAGAPVALLLGLIRPELWLVAPGWIGFITACLLIDGVAGPHPRGLALDTRFPHQVGVGDPFDLRLTATSERGVPRHAEVALAVDERLAVGGRLSDEMRAAESEDGTRRALVRTLSLSAARRGKAVIDSLWIRWRGPLGLVWKQRKFVVDTNIAVVPSLRAVTEEGRRLFQRNSWFGLRQQRMRGEGAEFEALAEYQPGMDRRAIDWNASARHVKLFAKEYRVERDNRVVLAIDAGRTMSEPVGGMPRVDRAVSAALLLAYVGLKMNDRVSLFSFAAKPQAMTPAYMHTQDFPALQRAASLVDYAHVESNFTLALTTLSAQLNRRSLIILFTEFTDATSADLMIRAAGRLVKKHRLLFVVLKDDELETEERRRPESAADVTRSNVAAAMLRDRQLVIARLQRLGADVLEVPADTMTAGVVDAYLGIKREGSL